The following coding sequences lie in one Danio rerio strain Tuebingen ecotype United States chromosome 3, GRCz12tu, whole genome shotgun sequence genomic window:
- the elob gene encoding elongin-B yields the protein MDVFLMIRRHKTTIFTDAKESTTVYELKRIVEGILKRAPEDQRLYKDDMLLEDSKTLGDCGFTNQTARPQAPATVGLAFRISDDAFEPLRIEAFSSPPELPDVMKPQDSGSTANEQAVQ from the exons ATG gaTGTCTTTTTGATGATCAGACGTCACAAGACAACCATCTTTACAGATGCTAAGGAGTCTACCACAGTCTATGAGCTGAAGCGGATTGTGGAGGGCATTCTGAAGCGAGCACCGGAAGATCAGAGGCTCTATAAG GATGACATGCTGTTAGAAGATAGTAAGACTCTTGGAGACTGTGGATTCACAAACCAGACAGCCAGACCTCAGGCTCCAGCCACAGTAGGACTGGCTTTTCGCATCAGCG ATGATGCTTTTGAGCCTCTAAGAATAGAGGCCTTCTCCAgccctcctgagcttcctgatgTTATGAAGCCTCAAGACTCGGGCAGCACCGCCAACGAACAAGCCGTGCAGTGA